The DNA window CGTCAGGGTACAGTGCAGCATGGGGCATGTGGCACTCACTGTTTGGGCCCTCAAAATATGCGGGGCTACTGTTGATCCATAGCCTTGACACCCTCGTACTATGTTAGTGGTTTGTGGGGGATGGGCATTAAAGTAGACTAACTGAGCCATTCATGAGCCTTGCACAATAGTGCAGGGTATGGTGGGAGTTCAGGGCATAATTTTGATTTCACCAGAGTAATCCGAATCAGTAACACTGGGTAAAACAAATAGCCCTCGTAGGGTTGTAGACGGGCGCTCCAATACGAGAGGACTTTGTTGTTGACCAGGGTTCTAAAGACTCCAGTAGGTATTAAATGGACTGCAGATGTTTCTAAGGTTATTGGTTTGAAGGCTAACAGGTCCACTCTGGCAATCCCCCGGGTACTGGTGCATAGGTGGGTCTGGGGGGTACAAATCAGGTTCTTTCTCTGGGTCAATGGGTCCAGGATCAAATGGGTCATCAGGGTCATCATCACTGTTCGAGGACCCTAGGTAATCCTGAATCTTATATCGGgtagctttccttttttctgggACCTCGGATTCAGCTGGCGCTCGGGGGGCAGTGGGTAGAGTGGCGGACTCACACTCTCCGGCATCTCGGTAACTAGCTTCCTGCTTGAGCATAAGCTCTAATAGTTGTCTCCAGGTAGTTAAGAGCTCTGCTGCGGTTTTATCCAACCTTGTTGCTCTATCCCACAATTTAACTCCTGCTTCATCCCaagtttcatgttttaaaatgttaactGCATTGACCCCCTCACAGTTTAGCAATAACcacttcaaaattttctttaatgactGTGGGTCGATATCAGCCGTGTGCTTTTGTAGGAGTCCCTCCATTAGGCTCAGTACTGACTTCTCCTTGGACGATATATTACTCCCCATAGTTCCCCACAGCTCACCTCAGTCGATGAGGGATTGCAGCTGgctcctgcttcctttcagcagcacttCAGTCCTGTTGGGCTCGCCACCAGTTCACATTCTTAGGTTGATTTGTCACTCCTCACATGGTGCACCATTTGTGGCGATTCACGACATGGATTCTGTatccatgcacaagcaaagctgaAATAGTTTATTAACAAAAGAGCAGACTTAGtatagtctgcctcctgagctagtatttttcctttctctctgacTCTGAATGTGTTCTATCACACTAGCGCCACATAGATAAGCACTCTCTCCTGCttcggtgctccagctgtgcccctgaccttctgtcccacatatcaaggcctcagttctttgtttttgtgggttgtttttctatcGCACAGCTTGCTTCCAATAAGGGTGATGAGATCATGGTGCTGTCACAGGAGACCCCATTCACTTATTCCACATTTCTCCTAGGCTGGGATGAATTGTGTCTGGAGACGTTGATGACAAGTCCTATTAGGAGAGATTCCCCCACTGAAAACTGTGTATGAAGAGTGTAAGGACCTTTCCTGTGATGGTGACAGGGAACAAAGACGCAGGTCTGTGTGTCACCTGTTCTGCCTCATATGGCTTCCCTCCCTATTCTCTCTGAAAACCCTTATCTCACAGGAAGGCCAACAGAAAGTTTGGCTCTTTCACTTTTCCTTCCATAGATGGAGCTCTGGGCCTGAAGCACCTGACTGCCATTTCTTAGTGTTATAGAAATAGTGCCCTGGAGGGTGTCTCCCCTGGGATTTAAGGGAGGGAGCACTGCATAAGTGTATCCCTGTGGAAGAGGAAAGCTCTGAGCTGGTGCAAACTGTTTCAACACCTCAGGCAATGGTAGTCTTTCCCCAGACCTCCAAAGCATTTCAGCCTActctgagaaaaagagaaactgaggTGGGGCAACAAGCACAGGCTTTTCCAAACTGATGCAGCAGAGCCAGATGACGCTCCAGAAAGGGGATTCGGCTCACATCCTGCAGACTACTATAATGGGTTTGACTCCTTCAGAATTAGGCAGCTGTGGGTAACTGAGGCTGCCTTTTCGGCCTCTGCCAATGGTCAACGGGAAGAAAGAAGTAGAGTCTGGTATTCCCTCCAGGCCATGGAGACCAACAAAGTAGGATCAGATGAGTCATTCCTGGGAGTCTTTTGGAGGCAAGAAGCCAAAACCTCTCCCTTGATCAACAATACATTTGTTGGTGGCTGAAGTAAGCTGAGCTAGCAGTATATCCTCACAGTCATGATTCACCTCTCCAAAATGTGAGGTCCCCAATGCCCTTTGTTCCTCCTTCTACACCCCAAAGAGTGTGGGAGGGCACATTCCTCTCAGCCCCATCCCATTTACATCTCTGGGGAAAGTGACTCCTCTGTCTCCCCACTGAcctccagggcaggaggggtTGCCAGTGCACACAAACATTTGCACTGTGTCTGCTCCAGACAGCACAGGTGAATCTTgaagagaaaacagcatttattttcagggTTGTGTGCTTCAATGGAGTTAGAAAGTTAAAGCTAAAATCAAGTTGGACATCAATTACCTGACAACTTTTGTGTTACAGCTGTGATAAGTTAAACATCAGTCACCTATCTGCTGGGCAAAGTGTTgctacagctgctgcttctaaGATGAAGCTGAAATATGTTCAAGCCAAAAGTAGTCTAGAAAAAGCCTGGCAAGTCCTCAGCTCCTCTCTTGCTAACCTAGGACAGGTCTGTGCTCTTCCAAGAGCAAGGGAAGCACCTTATTTATTGTACTACAATACACAATTCTCTGGGAAGCAATGTCCTTTCATGCCCCTTCTGGTGACTCACAGATAGCccctggaaggaaggaaggatcaTACGCCCAACTAAATAAAGGCTATATCACACCTTTTGACTTACAGAAGATTCACTGTTTACTGGAAAATTAACCAGAAGCTTGCCAACAGGGCTCTGGGGCAGTAGGGAGTACATTGCATGACTGTTTGCTGACCAAAACCTCCTGCAGTTCCAACTCCAACATGATGATAGTTTTCAAACCAATCTCACCCCACATGAGTTCTCTTGGACATTATGATGGGCTGGGTCTGGTGCAGATGAgagttttatttccaaaatgttttacatGGCAATGCAGATATGGGAGTTCCTGGTCTATTGGAGTAAAGCAAAGAGGTCAGCAAGTGGGGTGCAGCAGGAGTCCTTCATTGGGAGCCACTGCTATTGTGCCTGCTGTTGACAACTCTAAACACTGAACTTTTCTAGTGTGTACAGCACTCTCCTGTCAAGACAgaaaccatagaatcatagaatcatttaggttggaaaagacctgtaggGTCATGgattccaaccattaacctaacactaccaagtctaccactaaaccatgtccctaagcgctatctttGTGGAGGCCAGTAGCCCATTTTGCCAAAGCCGAATTCGGGAAGGGCAGCCACTGGGGAATGTGATGCTTCCTTCCCACTCCCACCTCTgcccaaacaaaacacactggAGTCTCTGAACTAGAGGTTTTCTCTTGAGGAGTTCAGCATGATACAGGTTCAGCCCAACTAGCATAAGACACAAGCACTGAGAATTCATCTATAGTGTAAGACCCCAGATGGTAGCAACAGTGGTATCTCAGCATGGTAGGTGAATTTAGGCTATACTTTCTGGCCCTTTTTAGCTCTGCAGGTGCTGCCAGTCTGTAGCACAAGGCATGCGTTGAGCTCAGAGCCTGAAGACACTTGGCTTCACGCTGGTCCCAAGGAGAGTGTTGGCTGCCTCCAGGCACTTGTCCAGATGGGGCACTGCAATCAGGGAGagacaggcaggagggagagtCCACagatggaaagaagaaaggggacACAGGACTCCTTCAACTGCCCCCCTGGAAACTGTGGTCCTGTGAAGGGGTAAGGCAGGTCCCACTGGAGACAGAAGGGaggaggctgtgctgtggggaTCAGCAGGAAAAGGACCTTCAAGACTCACCAGCTTGGCTGCACAGCCAGGTCACAGCCTTGGCCTCCAACAACTCACAGAAGTCTTGGTAACACGTGTCGTTTCTGTGCAGCCAGGTCACAGCCAGCACTGTGGCCCAGATGCTTGGCTCCATGACCTGTAGAACAACGACTCAGACCAGCATGCAGTGCTGAGCATCCTCACGGCCCCCTCACTGCTTCCTACCCCATCCATGATGGCTTATGGTTTCTTATACCTTCATTCCCCTCTGGCTGCCCTTGGGTTACCAGTGTTGCCACCAGCTGAGGGGTTCCCACTGCCCCAGGATGACATGTTGTCACCATAAGAGGTTCTCCCCTTACCTCACCAGGCATCTTTCCCTTGATTTCAGCCTCATTGATTTCCAGCACAGAGGCCAGTCCTGAGCTGAGGGCCCAGGAGCCATCTACATTCTGCAGTGCCACCAGCTCCTGGCACTCAGCAATGGCTTTTGTGGACCATTGCGCCAACATTGGAgagcacaaaaaaaattctgtggcATCCACGTACTTAAGAGAAGAAACTGATGGTTGTGGTGGTTTGCATTCTGTGGGAGAAGATGTGAACAGGAGGGTTGGGAGAATCACAGGAAGCTGACCCTTCTCTATTCCCCTGTGCAATGTCCCAGAGCATTATCTCTGCTCTTCTTTAGGCAGCTACCTGCAGTCTAAGCTCCTCCCTGCATGTCCCCAAAGCACTACCACCTGCAGTCCTTTGTGGACACTCCTAACTCACCCCCAGCTTGGACCATTGCCTCTTCTCCTGGCATTCCTGCCCAGCCATGTCCCAAGACCTCTCTTGATAACCCCCCAACACATCTTATTCAAATGTGTATTTGTGATCCAGAACTatccttctcccctccccgggTGTCCCTGAGCTGGGCCTCATATTTGCTGAAGGACTTGCAGGTTTAAAGGTAACTAAAGGAAGGGTTAAAGGCAAAATTCATCAGTTTCCATGCCGTGGGCAAGACACGGCAGCATAATCCTCCTATAAGGCATTAGATTATCACATACCTTTGGAGCAAGCCCCCCGCTGGGGCAGGGCGGCAATGGCATGGGTGAGTCGACGGAAGGCAAGCCATGAGTCACACATTGCTGTCAGCCAGCCAGGTGGGACCCAGATGGGCATAGGAAAGCATGAAGAGACTTTTCTGGAGCCACAAAGCTCAACGATCTGGCAGGGGATGAATGACTGGCGGGGTAACAACAGTGCCAGGGGCCCTTTGAGGGCAAGCAGGGAAAGGGGCTGAATTAAGCACATGGGAAAGAAGCACCTGATGTTGATGGGGCATACCCCATGACACTGGGGGTGCCCTGTGGCTGGGGTTCCAGCTCCAGTGGGATGAGGACATCCCATGGAGCTGCCCCACCAGCTTTTTCCCACAAGTGCCTTTCCTTACCTTGGACCCTTTGTGATATGCGAACCCCCACATAGCTGGTAAAGGGGCAGATGATCCCCGAAGTGAGGCTGATCTCAGCTGCGCGATGCCTTGTTTCATCACCTGATCCACTCACAATCTCTGGCAACAACCTCTTCAGCAAGGATCTTGCAGCCAGACGATGCCCAGCCAGCCTGGGGACAGAGTGGGGTGAGGTCTGACCACCTGGCTTGTCTCCCTGCTGGGGAAAGGTGGACAGAGAGAGCGCCTGGACACCTGGGTTTTCTCCCTTCAGGGGTGAGGATGGGCAGAGGGAAAACCTGGATGTCTGGGTCTTTGTCTGTCTGCAGGGAAGTGATGCCCAGGTTCCTTGGTCCTACCCCTGCGGGGTCAAAGCAGGGAAGTGGGGCATGTTCGGACAGCTGGGTTCTCTGCCAGTTTGGGATTGTGTGTGGAAGGTGAGAATGCATAAGCTAACTGGGCCTCCTCTCAGCTGGAGTCCATGTTAGAAATGAGGGGGATGCATGCATCTTCCCTTAGGACAGGCTCTCACCGGCCATCTCCCTGTGGGCACAGTGGGAATTCAATCCTGTGAGTGACATCCTGGCCATCCAGTCTGTACTGCAAGGTCATGATACCCTTGGCCACCGTCGTATCCTGGGAACACATAGGAAGCTACTGGATATTACCTGGGACACAAGTTGGTTACTGGGGGATACTGGGAAGTTACTGAGAGGTTACTAGTGGTTACTGGAAGGCTATTGCGAAGTAACTGGGGTGACTGTAGTCTCGGCTCTCACCTGTGCCTGTCCATGGATCTGGGCATAGAGGAGGCTGTGTTGACCCTGAAAGATGGACTGAGGGGTGCCCCCCAGCTCCTCAACCTCCAGGCCATGGGGCAGGGTCCAGCTCAGAGAAACTCCCTCAGCTGCTGGCTTGAGGGCCCGCTTCAGGCACTTCAACACCTTGGGACACAGAGCAGGACACCACAGTTTGCAGCTCCACCAGGGTTCAGCCCATGGTCCCTGGTGTCAAGGTTCCCTGGGGGACAGTGAAATGTGTCGGATAGCCTGTACCAGCTGGCTTCCCTGGGCACAGTCAGGTCTGTGGATTATAGCGGGGCAGAAGCCCAGGCACCTGGGTTCTCAGTGGGGTGGTGTGGTTGAGTAAAGTCAAGGGAAGCCTGAGTGCTTGGGTTCGTGGGGCACCTGGGTCTCAACTACTGTGTGTGGGCAGTCCAAGTGCTGGCGTACTTGGAAGTCAGTGTGTCTGTGGAACAGAGGGGGACTTGCTGGGGCTCCTGGGTTCCTACCATAACTGTCATAGTGTTGTCAGAGGAGACGTAGGTAGCTTCACCCCCTGTCTCCTTGGCCAGGGCCATAGCCAGGGCAGCGCTGTcctcagagaagcagaaagagaaacacCTGTGGGGGAAGCAGGGAAAGGTGTTAGAGATGAGAGCCAGAGGTGGGTGCAAGGATGTCAGGTTAGAGGCTGGAAAACACAGGCTGGACTTAAAGCCAGGGGAACAAAGCTGGCATGCAGAACaaaggggcaggaggaaggagcagggagtGAAGGACTGGGGTTGGAGCTGGGGTTAgacagggagctggcagagaagAGCTGGGACTTGGGGCAGAGTTGGGGCAGAGCTTGGGGGCACACTGGGTGTACAAGCCCTGTGCTTCAGCCTCCCTGCTTACTCTGTGAAGGGTGCCTTTGTTGTGGGAGTAGTAAGCAAAGACTCCCATATGGAGGCTTGGCACAGGAGACCTGTGCACAGTGGGAAGGATCTTTGGGACACTGGAGGGGACCAAGGACTGGACAGACACCAGTGAACAGGGGCCCTCGTCAGGGATGGAAATGACTGGACAACCAAAAGGTGACTGGAGGACTGGGGGCAGGGAGTCCCCCATTACCGGTGGCTATTGCGGTGACGGCAGACCTCAGCAGCGATGGCTTCCTTGTCAGGGGGTAGCCTGGCCATGAAGATGAAGAGCTGGGAGACAAGGGACATGAGTTGTGGGGCCCTGCACAGGGACTCCAAAATGGGGAGAACAGGCCCCTGAAAGGGAGAGAGGGGCCCAGGAGAGATACCCCTTGTAGAGATACTACCTCAGGGAGACATATCCACTCAGGGacagaaaaccccaaagatATAGACCCACTTCTCCACTCCTCCACACCCCATGGTAGCCTTCTTGCTCCCTTGTGACCACCATGTACTTTGGGTGGCTCCTTCCACCCACGCTCCTGtgtcctctctctcctcctggGACATCTGTCCTTCCACCCCTCCGTGCCCTGCACCCAGACCTGGCGCGCATGCCCACGGGGGCGAGGGGTATTGTAGATTGATTGGAGGGTTCCCAGCAGATTGTTGTCACCCAAACTGGAGCAGGTGGAGGGGATGCGCCGCATGGCCTCGGTCAGGTTGTCCTGAGTATATTCAACACTTTGCCTGCAGGGGGAAGAGCATGTTTGGAGAGCACATTGCTCTATGCTTAGTTCTGCCTGAgaccctgccccacagcacttCCCACAGCTATGCTCTTAGGGTCCTCTGCAAGTCCCTGCCTCTCAGTAGTTCTTGAAGATACCTGGCTTCATAGTTTCTACAAGACTTTGCTCAACAGAACCCCAAGAAGTGCCATTCCACAATGCCACAAAGATGCCATCCCCAGAATCCAAGCCCTCTGGCACCCAACCTTGCCTCATACCAACCAGCCAATTCAGAGCATGTACACCAGCCCTCCAGCATCTAACCCAGACCTACAGCACCCATTCTAGGCCCACAGCACCCAGCCATGCCCCACACTATCCAGCCCTACACACCAGCATCTAATCCAGCCCCATAACACCCAGCCTGCCCCACGTTTGCTCACGGGTAGATGCCCACAGAGGTTTCTCCATAGCAGTAGATGTTGAAGTAGCAGCCCAGGGGCAGGCTTTTGAGAAGGAAGATCAGGGAGTGCT is part of the Phalacrocorax carbo chromosome 6, bPhaCar2.1, whole genome shotgun sequence genome and encodes:
- the LOC104041807 gene encoding von Willebrand factor A domain-containing protein 5A-like, producing the protein MLFGILQRGLQMLPPTLHCRFRGGEGDPGTPARSPPPEVSPLPSPSHSLPGYPEPRISAVSTAPRDQGAWILGRRSPEMWRQSFGLLGKSYTHDTTGSFLLGRWLHRPLYSLPLCSAVVDVAIQDYVADVAAELIYQNKSPISTEVLFVFPLGPHMAIYSFQACSEDAKVQAMLRDKAQQLHEATGGWENLEYLQDQSQYPGEVFACFLGTLSPGRELVVTLRYVQELPREPDGAAHFVLPPTLHPYTKLYAWNCLTSKLPYSLLLTASLQSPRGVANLQANFTLTPLIYTAQDHSTAQVSLAGSPPSHHDLELLVYFGDPTAVSAVVEKGDPGAPPGSLLGDPMVLVTLAPSIPEAVPGQCQSGELIFLLNTTFLEHAQHSLIFLLKSLPLGCYFNIYCYGETSVGIYPQSVEYTQDNLTEAMRRIPSTCSSLGDNNLLGTLQSIYNTPRPRGHARQLFIFMARLPPDKEAIAAEVCRHRNSHRCFSFCFSEDSAALAMALAKETGGEATYVSSDNTMTVMVLKCLKRALKPAAEGVSLSWTLPHGLEVEELGGTPQSIFQGQHSLLYAQIHGQAQDTTVAKGIMTLQYRLDGQDVTHRIEFPLCPQGDGRLAGHRLAARSLLKRLLPEIVSGSGDETRHRAAEISLTSGIICPFTSYVGVRISQRVQGPLALLLPRQSFIPCQIVELCGSRKVSSCFPMPIWVPPGWLTAMCDSWLAFRRLTHAIAALPQRGACSKECKPPQPSVSSLKYVDATEFFLCSPMLAQWSTKAIAECQELVALQNVDGSWALSSGLASVLEINEAEIKGKMPGEVMEPSIWATVLAVTWLHRNDTCYQDFCELLEAKAVTWLCSQAVPHLDKCLEAANTLLGTSVKPSVFRL